A segment of the Sanyastnella coralliicola genome:
TGTCTTCGTCGTCTAAAATCTCCATGCAGCCGTTGATGCCCAAGAAGTTACTGCCTCCCTCTGGAATAAAGTGGCAAAACCGATACTCTTCGTGCACCCATTGCTTGAACGACTCACTATTGCGAAGGGCAAACCACTCGCGCTCTATGAACACCAATTCCATGCCCCAAGCCTCACAATCGCTGAGTGTTGGACTCAACTTCGGTGGACGCGAACCATGCACCAGTCCGACACATGGGATTCCAGCTTTTTGACACGCAGAAGCCGTAGCATGAAGGTGATTGCTAAAGGGACCTCCCACCGTCACAATGCGGTCTACCGATTTTTCTTGGGCCTTGATGAGGTTGTACTTCAGTTTGAAATACTTGTTCCCCGGAGCCTCTGGGTGTTGTTGATCAAGGCGTTTGACTTCGATTGGCATGTCTTAGGTTTGGTACATCCACTATTGTTCGACGCAATTTGTCTAAGAAAATTCACTTAATTCGAACCTTGACCAAGATAGCTATGGAATCAACTGAACTAAGCCAAGAAAAATACGACAAGCTCCGTGCCTACGCAGTGAAATCAGTTATTGAATATGACTCTTCTCCTGAAGAGGTAGTTCGCGTATTGGAAAAGGGAGGCATGACGCCTGAGCAAGCGCAAGGTGTAATCCAAGAAATGAAAGACGCGAACATCTTTAACATGAAGCGTCAAGTCGAAAAGAAAGATCGCGGCGCTGCATACCGTAAGATCGCTATTGGTGCCTTGTTCCTTGTTGGTGGTTTGATCATCACTATTCTTACCTACGCGAATGCATCTGGTGGTGGTCGCTACGTCATCACTTATGGAGCCATTATTTGGGGAGCCATCAAGTTGATCGACGGCTTAACAGACTTGAAATAGCTAAATACGGCCGCTTTGCACGATTCGTGCAGCAATTCAGAACATCCTAAATCATACCTTTGTTGTTGGAGCAGAATGGCAGCCAGCATGAGCGATGATATGAGCGGGTTCGGACGCATGAAATCTCTTGACCCCGAAGACTTTTATTACAGCGAAGAAGGATTCGTCGTTTTCACAGAAAAGTACCACTTGAAACGTGGCTACTGCTGTAAAAGCGGCTGCAAGCACTGTCCGTACGGTTACGACAAGAAAACGGGCCGTATCAAATCATAACTGAACCGAGACCTCATGAGCACAATGACTGCTGAGACCTTGACCAAAGAAGCTTTTCAATCACACCTGAGTGCAGGAATTCCTTCAGGTTTACCTGAGCACCCAGGGATTGATTCCAATGTTAGTCACGCCCCTCGTCGTAAAGACATTCTTGATACTGAAGAAAAAGAGCTTGCCATCCGCAATGCCCTTCGCTATTTCCCAAAGGATCTCCATTCCGCGCTAGCGAAAGAATTTGCAGACGAACTCAAAACATACGGACGCGTATACATGTACCGCTACCGTCCGACTTATGAAATGAAAGCGCGTCCGATCGACTGGTACCCTGCACAATGTCAGCAGGCAGCAGCGATCATGTTGATGATTCAAAACAACCTGGATTACGCCGTAGCTCAACACCCCAATGAGTTGATCACCTACGGTGGAAATGGCGCGGTTTTCCAGAACTGGGCGCAGTATCACTTGGTGATGAAGTATCTCTCGGAAATGACCGAAGAGCAAACCTTGGTGATGTACAGCGGACACCCACTCGGACTTTTCCCTTCTCATAAAGATGCTCCACGAGTGGTGGTGACGAATGGAATGATGATTCCAAACTATTCGAAGCCAGATGATTGGGAAAAATTCAATGCTTTAGGAGTTACACAGTATGGTCAGATGACCGCTGGTTCGTACATGTACATTGGACCTCAAGGAATCGTTCACGGTACTACCATTACTGTGTTGAATGCAGGCCGCAAACTCACTGGAGGCGGAAGCCTTGCTGGTAAATTATTCGTGACTGCTGGTCTTGGCGGTATGAGTGGTGCACAGCCGAAGGCCGGTAATATCGCTGGCGTTGTTTCTGTAACCGCAGAGGTGAACCCAGCCGCGGCGTACAAACGTCATGAGCAAGGATGGGTTGATGAGGTAATCACTGATATCAACGAACTCTGTGAAAAGGTGCGCGCCTCAAAAGAAGCCGGTGAGGTGAAGTCATACGCTTACCTCGGTAACATCGTAGACGTGTGGGAGGCTTTTGACGCACAGAACATCCATGTAGACCTTGGTTCTGATCAAACATCGTTGCACAACCCGTGGGCGGGTGGTTACTACCCTGCCGACATCAGCTTTGAAGATGCAAATGAGATGATGGCTGCTGAGCCGGAGAAATTCCGTGACGCGGTCAAGGAGACCTTGCGTCGTCATGCTGGGGCGGTCAATCGCCATACAGCAAAAGGAACTTACTTCTTCGACTATGGTAATGCGTTCTTGTTAGAGTCTTCACGCGCCGGAGCAGACGTGATGGCCGCTGATGGAAAGCGTTTCAAATACCCGAGCTACGTCCAAGACATCCTTGGGCCAATGTGTTTCGATTACGGTTTTGGTCCGTTCCGTTGGGTGTGTTGTTCGGGAGATCCAGCTGATCTTCAATTGACTGACAACATTGCGTGCGAGGTGCTCGAAGAAATGCGTCAAGTTTCTCCGCCGGAGATTCAGCAACAAATGGCTGACAATATTCAGTGGATCAAAGGGGCTCAAGAAAACCAGATGGTTGTGGGTTCTCAGGCGCGTATTCTTTACGCTGACGCGGAAGGGCGTATGAAGATAGCGAAGGCTTTCAATGACGCTATCGCGGAAGGTAAATTGAACGGTCCTGTTGTTCTTGGTCGTGATCACCACGATGTAAGTGGAACTGATTCTCCATACCGCGAAACGTCGAACATCTACGATGGTTCTTCATTCACCGCTGATATGGCAGTTCAAAACTTCGCGGGAGACGCATTCCGTGGAGCGACTTGGATTTCACTACACAACGGTGGTGGAGTTGGCTGGGGTGAAGTGGTCAATGGCGGTTTCGGAATGCTACTTGACGGCTCAGCTGATAGCGAACGCCGATTGAAGATGATGCTTCATTGGGACGTCAATAACGGTATTGCTCGTCGCTCCTGGGCGCGAAATGACGAAGCTATTTTCGCCATTAAGCGTGCCATGGAGGATGAACCTCGCCTCAAAGTGACCCTTCCGAATATTGTAGATGACAACGATCTAGACGGTCTCTTCGACTAGATTTTATCCTGTCTTCCAACGAGTTAATTGGTCACCTTTGGTGTTGACCCTCCTTCGTATTCCCCTTTGTTTACAGTTCGTGTAGGACTAATTACAGTTCAGCTACGTATTCTGACCATTCAACAGAATCGAATTCGAATACCGTTCACTTCCTTCTTCCTTTGCGTGGAAACCCAGGATACTCCGGAAACGTTTTAATATGACTTTCGTTTCCATTGGGGATTTTGGGTTAGCTTTGCCCCCATGGAAGAAAAAGAGTCGAAGATAATTGAGGCTGCTATCGGCATATTCATGCGATTTGGAATCAAAAGCGTGAACATGGCTGATGTCGCGACTCAACTTGGGATCAGTAAGAAGACACTCTACAAGTACGTATCAGATAAGGCTGATTTGGTCAAGCGCGCAATGGAATATCACTGCGACCTTGAAGACAAGCAGCTAAAAGAGATTGCAGAAAAGAACCTCAACGCCATTGATGAGAGTTTTGAGGGGATGCGCATGGTCATGAACATGGTGAAAGACATTCACCCTTCGGTGTTGTTTGACATCCAGAAATACCATCCAGAGATCAAGAAATCAATGGAGGAGGATCGCCATAAGATTATCTATGACCATCTCACAGCGAACATGGAGAAGGGCATGAAAGAAGGGGTATATCGTGACGATATCCACCCTGACATCGTGGCTTCGCTTTATGTCAATAACGTGGAAGCGATTTTCCACAAACTCACTTTCGTGGAAACGGAATACTCGTTCGCAACACTTTACCGCGAACTATTCCGACTGCATATCAGAGGAATTGCCAGTGCAAAAGGCATCGAATACCTCGTCGAAAAAATGAAACAAGAATCAAACGCCAAACAATAACAATGAAACCAGCAAAAGCACTCTCGTTAGTGATCGCCGTGCTTATCGCACAGTTCTCCTATGCACAGGAGGCGGTGAGCATGAGTCTTGCCCAGGCGCAACAATATGCGCTTGAACACGGCTTTGCTGTTACCAACGCACGTCTTGATGCGGCCAAAGCCGAGCGAGAAGTGAAAGAAACGTTGTCGATCGGTTTACCTCAAGTAACGGGGTCAATCGATTACAACAACTACATCGACATTCCGGTGCAGGTAGCCCCTGCAGATGCCTTTGGCTTCCCGGATTACCTTAACCAGTTCTTATTTGATGTTTCAAATGAAACTGGTGTTGCCTTAAATGCTCCTGAACCCGATCCAGATGCGATCAGTGAGTTCCAGTTCGGAACGCCGCAAACCATCACCGCAGGAATCCAGGCAACGCAAATCGTCTTCGACGGTTCTTACTTCGTAGGAATTCAGGCTTCACGCGCCTACGCTGACGCCATGCGAAACGGAATCGAAAAGTCAGAAGTGGAGACCAAAGAAGCCGTGGCCAGTGCTTACCACACGGTACTCGTTGCACAGGAAAACAGCCGCATCCTTTCAGAAAGCCTCGGTCTACTAAAAGACACTTTCGAAGAGACACAAGCACTCTACGAGAATGGCTTCGCTGAAGAAATGGATGTAGATCAGCTTCGTCTCAACCTTGCTGACTTGGAAAGTCGCATCAAGTATGCCGACCAACAAGCAGAGGTTGCGCTTGACATGTTGAAGTTCCAAATCGGTATGGATCTAGCCGCTGACCTCACGCTAACAGATAACGTGGAGTCTTTGACTGGAGATACAGGAGCTTCAATGCTCAGCACTCCGTTCAACATCGAAAACAATCCTGACTTCAAGATGCAGCGCAGCTACGTGAATCTAGCTGAGCTCGGGGTGAAGAATGAAAAAGCGCGTGCACTTCCTTCCATTGGAGCTTTCTACAGCTACCAGAGAAACGCCCAGCGTGATGAATTCAACTTCCTCGATTTCGATCAAAAATGGTACCCTATCCAACTTTGGGGTGTGCAGATGACCGTTCCAATCTTCGGTTCTACACAAGGATACCAACGTATTGAAAAGGCGAAGGTTGATTTGGCTCGCGCCGAAGAAGCACTCTTCCAAGTTGAACAAGGAGCAAAACTGGAATTCACCAGTGCGCGCATTGACTTTGACAACTCACTCGAACAACGTGAGATTCAAAAGCAAAACTTGGAACTCGCTGAGAAGATCTTCAACAAAACGCAGATCAAGTACAACGAAGGGGTGGCTAGTAGCTTTGAACTTTCTCAAAGCCAGTCGCAGCTTTTGACTACTCAAGGAAACTATATCAACGCCACGTTACAGCTACTCAACGCACGTGCGCGACTCAATAAAGCACTCAACAATTTCTAGCCAGACCAACGATTTCAGCCATGAAAACGACAATCAAAATATTATCATTCTTCGCTTTCACAGCATTTCTTGCCAGCTGTGGTGGCGAAGCCGTAGATCAAGACCTACAGGCCTTGACTCAAAAACGCGACTCAATCAAAACAGAGATCGCTACCATGACCGAGGAGCTCATGGAACTCGAAACCCAAATCGCAGAGATGGATGACGATTTCACATTGCTTCAGGTAACTGCCATTGAGGCTTCTATTTCGACCTTCGATCACTACTTCACCGTTCAAGGAACGATCGAAACCGACATGAACGCACAGGTTTTCCCTGAGTCTCAAGGAATGATCACTTCAATCAAAGTAAATGAAGGACAGCAAGTCTCAAAAGGACAAACCATCCTGACACTTGATACGGAGTTGATTCGTAAGAACATCGCAGAAGTAGAAACACAGTACGAACTTGCTGTTGAAATCTACGATCGCCAAAAGCGTCTTTGGGAGCAGAACATCGGCTCAGAGGTCCAGTACCTCGAGGCAAAGACCAACAAAGAACGCCTAGAAGGAACACTTGCTACACTCAACAAGCAAGTAAGCATGGGTACTGTTCGCGCACCATTCTCTGGAGTGATTGATCAAATCGGACCAAAGATTGGAGAGATGGCGAGCCCGGCATTCCCGGTAGCGCGTATCGTGAGTCTTGACAAGATGTACGTAACAGCTGACGTTTCTGAATACTACGTGAACGCAGTAAAGGAAGGAATGAACATCGATGTTATCCTCCCTGGAATTGATACGCTTGATGCGGAAATTGATCGCGTAGGACGTTTCATCAAGCCAGAAAACAGAACCTTCGAGGTTTCTGCAGAGCTAGAAAACTCACCTTCTCTTCGTCCCAACATGTTCTGTGCGTTGCGCGTGAACGATGCGCACTACGATAGCACGATGGTGATCCAGTCTTCAATGGTTCAGCAAGATGTTTCAGGAAAAGACTTCATCTATTTGTTGACTCGTGAAGGCGACAATTACAGCGTGAAGAAGCAGCCAATCACAACGGCTGAATCATTCGGAAATGAAGTACGTGTATCAGCAGGGCTCAAGCCTGGAGATCTTATTGTTGACAAGGGCGCGCGTCGCGTGATCGATGGTCAAGAAGTGGAGTTGTTCATGGAGAACGCTTCTGTAGCAACTAAGTGATCTATTCATCCTTTAATCAGTAAATCATGAAAGAAGAGGATATCATTGATCAAGGCGAAGGTAGCAACCAATCAAAAGAGGAAAAGCTCAAAGAGTTTGGCCTGACTACCTTCTCGATCTCAAACCGCACAACGGTCTTTGTGATCACCTTTATCATCTTCGCTGCCGGGTTGTACTCGTACATCACGGTACCAAAAGAAAGTTTCCCAGAAGTAGTTATTCCTGAGATCTACGTTGGCACACCGTACCCAGGTAACGGACCTACCGATATCGAAAAGTTGATCACTCGACCACTCGAGAAAGAGATCAACACCATCACAGGTATCGACGAAATCGTATCTACTTCTACCCAAGGTTACTCTGCCATCCAGGTCAAGTTTGACTTTGATGTGACGCCAGAAGAAGCCTTGAGAAAAGTAAAAGACAAGGTAGACGTTGCGATGTCTGATCCAGACTTCCCTGACGACCTGCCTGCTGACCCGAACATCTTTGAGATGAACTTCTCTGAGCTTGTTCCTGTAATGAACGTCAATCTTTCTGGAGATTACTCTCTAGACGACCTTAAGGCTTACGCCGAAATCTTGGAAGACCGCATTGAGAATGTCCCAGAAATTTCAAGTGTCGACATCCGCGGGGTGATGGATAAAGAGGTAGAAATTGAAGTCGATTTCTTGAAGGCGGAAGCCATGAACATCAGCTTCAATGACATCTCCGGAGCAATCCAACAAGAAAACCTGACCATTTCAGGGGGTGACGTTTTGGTTGACAACTTCAAACGTACCCTTCAGGTCAAAGGAGAATTCCAGACGATGCGCGACATCGAGCGCGTGATTGTGAAGAGCGAAAACCAAAACGTGGTATTCCTCGGAGATATCGCAAAGGTGGAGTTCGTTGAAGAAGAGAAAGAGAGTTTCGCTCGTGAATACCTTCAGCCGGTAGTTTCGCTAGACATTATCAAGCGCGCGGGAGAAAACCTCATCGAGGCCAGCGATCAGATCAACGAGATCATTGATGAAGCACGATTGAACGATCTTCCAGAGAACCTTTCGATCACTATTACCAATGACCAAAGTGATCAGACACGTACTCAGGTAGACGAGCTTCAAAACAGCATCATCTTCGGGGTGATCTTGGTTGTAGGGGTTCTTCTATTCTTCCTTGGTCTGAGAAATGCACTCTTCGTTGGGGTGGCGATTCCACTTTCGATGTTCATGTCATTCATGATCTTGAACGTCATGGGAATTACCTTCAACGTAATGGTTCTCTTCTCATTGGTACTCGCATTGGGAATGCTCGTCGACAACGGAATTGTGGTCGTCGAGAACATATATCGACTCATGGACGAAAAGGGCATGAATGCCATCCAAGCTGCACGCTACGGTGTGGGTGAGGTGGCATGGCCTATTATCGCATCTACGGCAACAACACTAGCAGCCTTTATTCCTCTCGCCATTTGGCCTGGAATGATGGGTGAGTTCATGAAGTACCTCCCAATGACGCTCATTATCGTATTGAGCTCATCTCTTTTTGTCGCTTTGGTAATTAACCCAGCGTTGACTGCCGTTTTCATGCGTGTTGGAGAACAACAAGTAAACAAGCGCCGCTCACTTATGGTGGGAGGAATCTTGACTGCAGTTGGTCTACTCTTCGTGTTGGTGAGCTACGGTATGATCGATGAAGATGGTGTAGATCAAGGAGTAGCAGTGCGTGTATTCGGTAACATGCTTGGTGTGGCTGGCGCATTAACTCTGCTCAACACCTTTGTTCTCACGCCTGCGGCGGAAGGCTTCCAAAACAAAGTGCTTCCTCGCCTTGAGAGCGCTTACGAGCGATTCTTGACTTACGCAGTATCTGGTATTCGTCCGTGGGTATTCTTCTTCGGAACTATTGGTATGCTCTTCCTATCATTCATCTTGATGGGCGTGGCTACTCCGAAAGTAGAGTTCTTCCCTGCGAATGAGCCTCAGTACTTGAATATCTTCATTGAGAAGCCAATTGGAACCTCAATTGATGAAACGAACCGTGTAACCGAATTGATCGAGCAACGCGTGATCAACGTGGTGAACAGCGAGCAATTCCAGAAGCCAGATCCTGTGACAGGAGAGGTTCAACCATTCCTGGTGAACTCTGTTATCGGTCAGGTCGGTAACGGAACAAGTGACCCTAACCAGGGGCCGCAGCTCGGAAACACGCCACACAAGGCACGTATTACCGTCTCATTCATCAAGTTCCAGGAACGTCAGGGCTTGAGCACCAATGATGTGTTGAACGCTATTCGTGAAGACCTGAAGAGCTTCCCTGAAGCAGAGATTGTCGTCGCGAAGAACGAGAACGGGCCACCACAGGGTCCTCCGATCAACATCGAAATCAAGGGCGACGACTACGATTCATTGATGCACTACGCACAAGTAATGAAACGCTTCATCAATGATCGCAGAATCGCTGGTATTGAAGAGCTCAAGCTTGACGTCAACAAGTCGAAGCCGGAGATGCCGGTGACGATTGACCGCGAAAAAGCACGTCGATACGGACTATCAACTTACCAAGTAGGTGATGCCATTCGTACCGCGCTCTTCGGTCGTGAGGTGAGTACTTTCAAAGATGGAGAAGATGATTACCCAATCAACATCCGATTTAGCGAAGAGTACCGCAACAACCCAGATGCCCTCTTGAACCAGAAGATCACCTTCCGTGATCCTGCGAACGGACAGATTAAGCAAGTACCAATTTCGTCTGTAGCCACGATCGGTAAGTCGAACACCTTTAACGCGGTGAAACGAATCGACTTGGAACGAGTGATCACGATCTCTTCCAACGTTCTGGAAGACTACAACGCCAATGAAATCGTGAATTCGATCAAAGGCGAGCTTCAAACATTCGAAATGCCGGATGGAATCACTTGGGAGTTCACAGGTCAGCAAGAAGAACAAGCAAAAGAAATGGCCTTCTTGGTTTCTGCCCTTTTGATTGCCTTCTTCATGATCTTCTTGATCATCACAGCGCAGTTCAACTCGATCAGCACACCTTTCATCATTGGGTTCTCTGTATTGTTCTCAATGATTGGTGTACTTCTCGGATTGGTTGTGTTCCAGATGGACTTCGTGATCTTGATGACGATGATCGGAATCATCTCACTGGCCGGAGTCGTCGTAAACAACGCCATCGTACTGATTGACTACACCAATTTGATACGTGACCGTAGAAAACGTGAATTGGGTCTGCCAGAAAACGAGCGTTTGGAATTCAAGGATGTGGTTCAAGCCATTATTGAAGGTGGTAAGACACGTCTACGCCCAGTACTTCTTACAGCGATCACAACAATCTTAGGTCTTCTGCCTCTTGCGGTAGGGCTTAACATCGACTTCGTAGGCTTCATGGTTGACTATGACCCGAAGATCTACGTAGGTGGTGACAACAATGTGTTCTGGAAACCAATGTCTTGGGCGATCATCTTCGGATTAACCTTCGCCACCTTCTTGACCTTGGTCATCGTGCCAATTATGTATTGGTATTTGAACAGAATGAAGTACAAGATGTTATATAAGAAAGCAGTATAACACACATAATTGGTTGGTTTGTCGAGAGTTCCAACCAGTGTTTACTAGTTTGGTTAAGGTTTAAACGAATCAAGCCCCGGAAACGTCCGGGGCTTTTCGTATTCTACCCTTAGCCGTCAATTTTTGGTTAATTTTAGCTTCCGCGCTAGCGAATTGTGTCAGGATCGTGATAAACGTGGTAAAACACCGACCTACATTTGCAAGACGCGAAAATCGTTTGAGAAATGAACAAGAGCCTCCCCATACTAGATCAGTCGTTTGAGTCTACTCTACGCAAGCATCAGATTGAACTGAAACGTAAAGAGATCAAAATCTTGCAGGTGAACATCGGTAAGCTATGTAACCTTGCTTGCTTGCATTGTCACGTTGAGGCAGGGCCAAAGCGTACAGAAAACATGGTGCGTGAAACGGCTGACCGTATTCTTGACCTTCTCCGTAAAGAGCCACAAATTCACACCGTTGATATCACTGGTGGGGCGCCTGAGATGAATGAGAACTTCCGCTACTTCGTTTCTGAAATCAGAAAGATGGGCAAAGAGGTGATTGACCGTTGCAACTTGACTGTGTTCTTCGAGCCAGGACAAGAAGACACGATTCAATTTCTCGCAGATCAAAAGGTAAAGGTGGTCGCTTCTCTTCCATGCTACCTGAGTGACAACGTGGATAAACAGCGCGGTAAAGGAACTTTCGTGAAGAGTATCGATGCCCTGCAGCAAATGAATGATCTAGGTTACGGAAAGCCTGGAACAGGTCTAGAACTTGATCTTGTTTACAATCCGGTAGGTGAACACCTTCCTCCTGGACAAGCGAAACTTCAAGAAGATTATAAAGTCTACCTCAAAGACAATTTCAATATCGAATTCAATCAGTTGTACACCATTACCAACATGCCGATCAAGCGTTATGCGCACATGCTCGAACGTGAAGGAAAAATGGTGGAATACATGCAGCTGTTGATCAACGCGTTTAACCCACGCGCAGCCGAAGCTGTCATGTGTACGGAGTTGATCTCTATTTCATACGACGGACAGATTTACGATTGTGACTTCAACCAGATGTTGGAGATTCCATTGAATTGGAAAGATCGTACCGTATTCAACATCGAATCATTTAGCAGCCTAGAAGAAGACATCGCATTCGACAACCACTGCTTCGGATGCACCGCTGGTGCCGGAAGTTCATGCGCAGGTGCCAT
Coding sequences within it:
- a CDS encoding urocanate hydratase; amino-acid sequence: MSTMTAETLTKEAFQSHLSAGIPSGLPEHPGIDSNVSHAPRRKDILDTEEKELAIRNALRYFPKDLHSALAKEFADELKTYGRVYMYRYRPTYEMKARPIDWYPAQCQQAAAIMLMIQNNLDYAVAQHPNELITYGGNGAVFQNWAQYHLVMKYLSEMTEEQTLVMYSGHPLGLFPSHKDAPRVVVTNGMMIPNYSKPDDWEKFNALGVTQYGQMTAGSYMYIGPQGIVHGTTITVLNAGRKLTGGGSLAGKLFVTAGLGGMSGAQPKAGNIAGVVSVTAEVNPAAAYKRHEQGWVDEVITDINELCEKVRASKEAGEVKSYAYLGNIVDVWEAFDAQNIHVDLGSDQTSLHNPWAGGYYPADISFEDANEMMAAEPEKFRDAVKETLRRHAGAVNRHTAKGTYFFDYGNAFLLESSRAGADVMAADGKRFKYPSYVQDILGPMCFDYGFGPFRWVCCSGDPADLQLTDNIACEVLEEMRQVSPPEIQQQMADNIQWIKGAQENQMVVGSQARILYADAEGRMKIAKAFNDAIAEGKLNGPVVLGRDHHDVSGTDSPYRETSNIYDGSSFTADMAVQNFAGDAFRGATWISLHNGGGVGWGEVVNGGFGMLLDGSADSERRLKMMLHWDVNNGIARRSWARNDEAIFAIKRAMEDEPRLKVTLPNIVDDNDLDGLFD
- a CDS encoding DUF5522 domain-containing protein — translated: MKSLDPEDFYYSEEGFVVFTEKYHLKRGYCCKSGCKHCPYGYDKKTGRIKS
- a CDS encoding TolC family protein; translation: MKPAKALSLVIAVLIAQFSYAQEAVSMSLAQAQQYALEHGFAVTNARLDAAKAEREVKETLSIGLPQVTGSIDYNNYIDIPVQVAPADAFGFPDYLNQFLFDVSNETGVALNAPEPDPDAISEFQFGTPQTITAGIQATQIVFDGSYFVGIQASRAYADAMRNGIEKSEVETKEAVASAYHTVLVAQENSRILSESLGLLKDTFEETQALYENGFAEEMDVDQLRLNLADLESRIKYADQQAEVALDMLKFQIGMDLAADLTLTDNVESLTGDTGASMLSTPFNIENNPDFKMQRSYVNLAELGVKNEKARALPSIGAFYSYQRNAQRDEFNFLDFDQKWYPIQLWGVQMTVPIFGSTQGYQRIEKAKVDLARAEEALFQVEQGAKLEFTSARIDFDNSLEQREIQKQNLELAEKIFNKTQIKYNEGVASSFELSQSQSQLLTTQGNYINATLQLLNARARLNKALNNF
- a CDS encoding efflux RND transporter periplasmic adaptor subunit, which gives rise to MKTTIKILSFFAFTAFLASCGGEAVDQDLQALTQKRDSIKTEIATMTEELMELETQIAEMDDDFTLLQVTAIEASISTFDHYFTVQGTIETDMNAQVFPESQGMITSIKVNEGQQVSKGQTILTLDTELIRKNIAEVETQYELAVEIYDRQKRLWEQNIGSEVQYLEAKTNKERLEGTLATLNKQVSMGTVRAPFSGVIDQIGPKIGEMASPAFPVARIVSLDKMYVTADVSEYYVNAVKEGMNIDVILPGIDTLDAEIDRVGRFIKPENRTFEVSAELENSPSLRPNMFCALRVNDAHYDSTMVIQSSMVQQDVSGKDFIYLLTREGDNYSVKKQPITTAESFGNEVRVSAGLKPGDLIVDKGARRVIDGQEVELFMENASVATK
- a CDS encoding efflux RND transporter permease subunit; amino-acid sequence: MKEEDIIDQGEGSNQSKEEKLKEFGLTTFSISNRTTVFVITFIIFAAGLYSYITVPKESFPEVVIPEIYVGTPYPGNGPTDIEKLITRPLEKEINTITGIDEIVSTSTQGYSAIQVKFDFDVTPEEALRKVKDKVDVAMSDPDFPDDLPADPNIFEMNFSELVPVMNVNLSGDYSLDDLKAYAEILEDRIENVPEISSVDIRGVMDKEVEIEVDFLKAEAMNISFNDISGAIQQENLTISGGDVLVDNFKRTLQVKGEFQTMRDIERVIVKSENQNVVFLGDIAKVEFVEEEKESFAREYLQPVVSLDIIKRAGENLIEASDQINEIIDEARLNDLPENLSITITNDQSDQTRTQVDELQNSIIFGVILVVGVLLFFLGLRNALFVGVAIPLSMFMSFMILNVMGITFNVMVLFSLVLALGMLVDNGIVVVENIYRLMDEKGMNAIQAARYGVGEVAWPIIASTATTLAAFIPLAIWPGMMGEFMKYLPMTLIIVLSSSLFVALVINPALTAVFMRVGEQQVNKRRSLMVGGILTAVGLLFVLVSYGMIDEDGVDQGVAVRVFGNMLGVAGALTLLNTFVLTPAAEGFQNKVLPRLESAYERFLTYAVSGIRPWVFFFGTIGMLFLSFILMGVATPKVEFFPANEPQYLNIFIEKPIGTSIDETNRVTELIEQRVINVVNSEQFQKPDPVTGEVQPFLVNSVIGQVGNGTSDPNQGPQLGNTPHKARITVSFIKFQERQGLSTNDVLNAIREDLKSFPEAEIVVAKNENGPPQGPPINIEIKGDDYDSLMHYAQVMKRFINDRRIAGIEELKLDVNKSKPEMPVTIDREKARRYGLSTYQVGDAIRTALFGREVSTFKDGEDDYPINIRFSEEYRNNPDALLNQKITFRDPANGQIKQVPISSVATIGKSNTFNAVKRIDLERVITISSNVLEDYNANEIVNSIKGELQTFEMPDGITWEFTGQQEEQAKEMAFLVSALLIAFFMIFLIITAQFNSISTPFIIGFSVLFSMIGVLLGLVVFQMDFVILMTMIGIISLAGVVVNNAIVLIDYTNLIRDRRKRELGLPENERLEFKDVVQAIIEGGKTRLRPVLLTAITTILGLLPLAVGLNIDFVGFMVDYDPKIYVGGDNNVFWKPMSWAIIFGLTFATFLTLVIVPIMYWYLNRMKYKMLYKKAV
- a CDS encoding 1-aminocyclopropane-1-carboxylate deaminase/D-cysteine desulfhydrase: MPIEVKRLDQQHPEAPGNKYFKLKYNLIKAQEKSVDRIVTVGGPFSNHLHATASACQKAGIPCVGLVHGSRPPKLSPTLSDCEAWGMELVFIEREWFALRNSESFKQWVHEEYRFCHFIPEGGSNFLGINGCMEILDDEDKEADIIAVSVGTGTTLAGILLSAKPGQRILAFPALKDESLPTRLQQQLLWALFDEELAQELSKRVEWIWDYTFGGFAKCPPELQSFMHQKEQASLPLDRVYTAKMMFGLEDLLKQGKLASAESILAIHTGGLQGNRPVEE
- the arsS gene encoding arsenosugar biosynthesis radical SAM (seleno)protein ArsS (Some members of this family are selenoproteins.), giving the protein MNKSLPILDQSFESTLRKHQIELKRKEIKILQVNIGKLCNLACLHCHVEAGPKRTENMVRETADRILDLLRKEPQIHTVDITGGAPEMNENFRYFVSEIRKMGKEVIDRCNLTVFFEPGQEDTIQFLADQKVKVVASLPCYLSDNVDKQRGKGTFVKSIDALQQMNDLGYGKPGTGLELDLVYNPVGEHLPPGQAKLQEDYKVYLKDNFNIEFNQLYTITNMPIKRYAHMLEREGKMVEYMQLLINAFNPRAAEAVMCTELISISYDGQIYDCDFNQMLEIPLNWKDRTVFNIESFSSLEEDIAFDNHCFGCTAGAGSSCAGAIL
- a CDS encoding TetR/AcrR family transcriptional regulator, with product MEEKESKIIEAAIGIFMRFGIKSVNMADVATQLGISKKTLYKYVSDKADLVKRAMEYHCDLEDKQLKEIAEKNLNAIDESFEGMRMVMNMVKDIHPSVLFDIQKYHPEIKKSMEEDRHKIIYDHLTANMEKGMKEGVYRDDIHPDIVASLYVNNVEAIFHKLTFVETEYSFATLYRELFRLHIRGIASAKGIEYLVEKMKQESNAKQ